Proteins from a genomic interval of Beijerinckia indica subsp. indica ATCC 9039:
- the rsmD gene encoding 16S rRNA (guanine(966)-N(2))-methyltransferase RsmD, giving the protein MRIIGGRFKGRVLKGPTTSAIRPTSDRLRETLFNILDHSYDDPIREANILDIFAGTGAIACEALSRGARFALLIEENKAAQALISANLNTLGLTDQAQIQRRDARRLGPLTRDAKFGFAFLDPPYGQGLVTPVLESLHKGGWLEPGALVVIEESAETPLILPASYRLVETRTYGETQLLFARYQEGPRDA; this is encoded by the coding sequence ATGCGTATTATCGGCGGGCGTTTCAAAGGTCGCGTCCTGAAAGGCCCGACGACATCAGCGATCCGCCCGACATCGGACCGTCTGCGCGAGACGCTTTTCAATATTCTCGATCATTCCTACGACGATCCGATTCGAGAGGCCAATATCCTCGATATTTTCGCTGGCACGGGTGCCATAGCCTGCGAAGCCCTTTCACGCGGAGCCCGTTTTGCCCTGCTCATCGAGGAGAACAAAGCCGCACAAGCTCTCATAAGCGCCAATCTAAACACTTTGGGCCTCACGGATCAGGCGCAAATCCAGCGGCGTGATGCGCGCAGGCTCGGCCCCCTGACACGGGACGCAAAGTTCGGTTTCGCCTTTCTCGACCCGCCCTATGGCCAGGGGCTCGTCACTCCGGTGCTGGAAAGCCTGCACAAAGGCGGCTGGCTGGAACCCGGCGCTCTCGTGGTCATCGAGGAAAGCGCGGAGACCCCTCTCATCCTGCCAGCCTCTTATAGGCTGGTTGAAACACGCACCTATGGCGAGACGCAATTACTCTTTGCCCGTTATCAGGAAGGGCCGCGCGACGCTTGA
- a CDS encoding TonB-dependent receptor: protein MVPTSRGPTRNRALVLHIPVTLLASASSFFSTPATAQEPVELQDIVVTADHPSLASAAVPPIKQKYQLPQTSQSATAATIAEKINIIDTEDSVKYFPSLFVRKRNYGDTQPTLATRTWGVNSSARSLVYADDLLLSALIANNNTLGAPRWGLVSPEAIDRVDFLYGPFAAAYPGNSMGGVLQITTRMPDKPIAVLSQNEAFQTFNRYGTKDTYRTDQTNVVIGNRSGDFSWFITGNYQNSYSQPLSFITSATFPKNTTGGFAALNKLGAPANVLGAGGLLHSEMANISGKFAYDITSWLQMTYQIGFWSNHTNSSVQTYLRDDTGAATFAGQSSFANNNYTLTEQHLSNALSFKTHTGGVFDWDLSVSNYYFLYDSQKSPYGVTATGAGFTTNGKIARLDGTNWINGDFNGIWRPMGPGSEHEISFGLHADRYFLTNPTYASSVWNSDAESSNSLYTNSRGTTVTKAIWAQDAWRLAQNVKFTLGGRLEQWQAFGGLNLATNATSAGVITSTTIQNQPSLDAVRFSPKVSLNWAPSAEWDITGSFGQAYRFPTVTELYQIVATGATFSVPNPDLRPENVLSEELAIVRKFDSGHVRLSLFNENVSDAIIAQTSFLGVSQTPTTFTMNVDAIRNSGVELAAQKDHFIFDEVDAFGSVTYVDSRILQDAGWASSTGTTVVGKHVPYVPDWRVTAGVTYHPTPNWALTAAMRYSGKQYSTLDNTDVVPQVFGAFDSFIVADVRAQYKLSDQTWINLGIDNINNDKYTLYHPFPGRTFTFGARVQF from the coding sequence ATGGTACCCACTTCACGCGGGCCGACGCGCAATCGCGCCTTGGTTCTCCATATTCCTGTTACTTTGCTAGCCTCGGCGAGTTCGTTCTTCTCGACTCCGGCCACAGCGCAAGAGCCTGTGGAATTGCAGGATATCGTCGTCACCGCCGATCATCCCTCGCTTGCCTCGGCCGCGGTTCCGCCGATCAAGCAAAAATATCAGCTGCCACAGACATCGCAGAGCGCCACGGCTGCAACCATCGCGGAAAAGATCAACATCATCGATACGGAAGATTCGGTGAAATATTTTCCCAGTCTCTTCGTGCGCAAACGCAATTACGGTGACACGCAGCCGACGCTCGCGACGCGCACCTGGGGTGTCAATTCCAGCGCCCGCAGTCTCGTCTATGCCGATGATCTCCTTCTCTCGGCTCTCATCGCCAATAATAATACGCTGGGCGCGCCCCGCTGGGGTCTCGTCTCACCCGAAGCGATCGACCGCGTTGATTTTCTCTATGGTCCCTTTGCCGCCGCCTATCCAGGGAATTCCATGGGCGGCGTTTTGCAGATCACGACGCGCATGCCCGATAAGCCGATCGCGGTCCTGAGTCAGAACGAAGCGTTCCAGACTTTCAACCGCTATGGCACGAAAGATACCTATCGGACCGATCAAACCAATGTCGTGATTGGCAATAGAAGCGGTGATTTTTCCTGGTTCATCACCGGCAATTATCAAAACAGCTATAGCCAGCCGCTTTCTTTCATCACCAGCGCGACATTTCCAAAAAATACAACGGGCGGCTTTGCCGCCTTGAACAAGCTTGGCGCACCGGCCAATGTCCTTGGCGCCGGTGGATTGTTGCATAGCGAGATGGCCAATATTTCCGGCAAATTCGCTTATGATATTACGTCCTGGCTACAAATGACCTATCAGATTGGCTTCTGGTCCAATCATACCAATTCATCCGTCCAGACCTATCTGCGTGATGATACCGGGGCTGCGACATTCGCGGGTCAGTCAAGTTTCGCGAACAATAATTATACATTGACGGAACAGCATCTGAGCAATGCCCTCTCGTTCAAGACGCATACAGGTGGTGTCTTCGATTGGGATTTGTCAGTCTCCAATTATTATTTTCTGTATGATAGTCAGAAAAGCCCCTATGGCGTGACGGCGACGGGCGCTGGGTTTACAACCAATGGCAAGATCGCGCGGCTCGATGGCACGAATTGGATCAATGGCGATTTCAATGGCATCTGGCGGCCTATGGGGCCGGGCAGCGAGCATGAGATCAGCTTCGGCCTGCATGCCGATCGTTATTTTCTGACCAATCCAACTTATGCCAGCTCGGTTTGGAACAGCGATGCGGAATCGAGCAATTCCCTTTATACGAACAGCCGTGGAACCACTGTCACCAAGGCCATCTGGGCGCAAGATGCCTGGCGCCTCGCGCAGAATGTCAAATTCACGCTCGGCGGACGCCTGGAGCAATGGCAGGCTTTCGGCGGTTTGAATCTCGCGACCAATGCGACGAGTGCCGGTGTCATCACCAGTACGACTATCCAGAATCAGCCGAGTCTGGATGCCGTGCGCTTCTCGCCCAAGGTGTCGCTCAACTGGGCGCCCTCGGCCGAATGGGACATTACAGGCTCCTTTGGCCAAGCCTATCGTTTTCCGACCGTGACGGAACTTTATCAGATTGTCGCGACGGGTGCGACTTTTTCGGTGCCCAACCCTGATTTACGGCCGGAGAATGTGCTGAGTGAGGAACTGGCCATCGTGCGGAAGTTCGACTCTGGCCACGTGCGTCTCTCATTGTTCAATGAGAATGTCTCCGACGCCATCATCGCTCAGACCAGCTTTCTAGGTGTCAGCCAAACGCCCACCACTTTCACGATGAATGTGGATGCCATCCGCAATAGCGGCGTGGAATTGGCGGCGCAGAAGGATCATTTCATTTTTGATGAGGTCGATGCCTTCGGCAGCGTGACTTATGTCGATTCCCGCATTCTCCAGGACGCGGGCTGGGCCAGTTCCACCGGCACGACAGTTGTCGGCAAACATGTGCCCTATGTACCCGATTGGCGTGTGACAGCTGGTGTCACTTATCATCCGACGCCAAACTGGGCGCTGACCGCTGCCATGCGCTATAGCGGCAAGCAATATTCAACGCTGGATAATACCGATGTCGTTCCCCAGGTGTTCGGCGCCTTCGACAGTTTCATCGTGGCCGATGTGCGTGCCCAATATAAACTGAGTGATCAGACCTGGATCAATCTCGGGATCGATAATATCAATAATGATAAATATACGCTTTATCATCCCTTTCCGGGGAGGACGTTTACCTTTGGAGCGCGCGTGCAGTTTTAA
- a CDS encoding ribonuclease J, whose amino-acid sequence MSEVANELVFVPLGGLGEIGMNFALYGFGPKTKRKWIAVDCGLAFAGPEHFGIDLILPNPAFIEKLRQDLVAIIVTHAHEDHIGALPDLWPRLGCPIYATRFAASLLEAKRLAEPGAPDVPLLTVDQGEVLRLDPFTIEFIPMAHSIPESCALAIRTEAGTLIHSGDWKIDAEPGLGKETDAKRLTEIGDEGVLALISDSTNILREGISPSEGDVARALRDIILNATGRVIVTTFASNVARIRAVAEAAMAARRNVVLVGRAMERVVGIARDLGYLDGIPLFLSMDAYPHLPRDKVVVLATGSQGESRAAIARIAEGEHQIVNLSPGDQVIFSSRTIPGNERDVGRIINQFIRAGVEVITDRNALVHASGHPRRGEVEQLYRWVRPKIAVPAHGEEIHLAEHARFALEHGAEQVVRARNGDLVVLAPGQAAIIGEVPSGRLYKDGNSLIKADDDALRARQKLAFSGIVTIGMAITAKGDLAGVPDVVIAGMPGRTQDGAVIDAVVDEALFQTFDHLPRQKRRDADLVSSAIEKAVRNAVAAAWGKKPAVHVLVIEV is encoded by the coding sequence ATGAGTGAGGTTGCGAACGAACTGGTCTTCGTGCCCCTGGGTGGTCTCGGCGAAATCGGGATGAATTTCGCCCTCTATGGCTTCGGACCCAAAACCAAGCGCAAATGGATAGCGGTCGATTGCGGTCTTGCTTTCGCGGGGCCGGAACATTTCGGCATCGACCTCATCCTGCCCAATCCAGCCTTCATCGAGAAATTGCGTCAGGATCTGGTCGCGATCATCGTCACTCACGCCCATGAGGATCATATCGGGGCGCTTCCCGATCTTTGGCCGCGCCTCGGTTGCCCTATCTATGCGACGCGTTTTGCGGCGAGCTTGCTCGAGGCCAAGCGTTTGGCGGAGCCCGGCGCTCCAGATGTTCCCCTGCTGACTGTCGATCAGGGAGAGGTTTTGCGTCTCGATCCCTTCACGATCGAATTCATTCCCATGGCGCATTCCATCCCCGAAAGCTGCGCCCTGGCGATCCGCACGGAAGCCGGTACTCTGATTCATTCCGGCGATTGGAAGATCGATGCCGAGCCGGGTCTTGGCAAGGAGACCGATGCCAAGCGCCTGACCGAGATCGGCGATGAAGGCGTTCTGGCTTTGATCTCCGATTCGACCAATATTCTGCGTGAAGGTATCAGCCCTTCGGAAGGCGATGTCGCGCGGGCATTGCGGGATATTATTTTGAATGCGACGGGCCGTGTTATCGTCACGACCTTTGCGTCCAATGTCGCGCGTATCCGCGCGGTCGCCGAGGCCGCCATGGCCGCGCGGCGCAATGTCGTTCTGGTCGGGCGCGCCATGGAGCGGGTCGTCGGCATTGCCCGCGATCTCGGCTATCTGGATGGCATTCCCCTGTTTCTCTCCATGGATGCCTATCCGCATCTGCCGCGTGACAAAGTCGTGGTTCTAGCCACCGGCAGCCAGGGTGAGAGCCGTGCGGCGATCGCGCGGATCGCCGAAGGCGAGCATCAGATCGTCAATCTGAGCCCTGGCGATCAAGTGATTTTCTCCTCCCGCACCATTCCCGGCAATGAGCGGGATGTCGGGCGGATCATCAATCAATTCATCCGTGCCGGTGTCGAGGTCATCACCGATCGTAATGCCCTCGTGCATGCCTCTGGACATCCAAGGCGTGGCGAGGTGGAACAGCTCTATCGCTGGGTGCGGCCGAAAATCGCCGTCCCGGCTCATGGTGAGGAGATTCACCTTGCCGAACATGCGCGTTTCGCACTGGAGCATGGGGCCGAGCAAGTGGTGCGCGCCCGTAATGGAGATCTCGTTGTTCTCGCGCCGGGCCAGGCCGCGATTATCGGTGAGGTGCCTTCTGGTCGTCTCTACAAAGACGGCAACAGCCTGATCAAGGCCGATGACGATGCTTTGCGCGCGCGACAGAAGCTTGCTTTTTCAGGGATCGTGACCATCGGTATGGCGATTACCGCGAAGGGCGATCTGGCCGGCGTGCCGGATGTGGTGATTGCTGGCATGCCGGGCCGGACCCAGGATGGCGCCGTGATCGATGCGGTTGTTGACGAAGCTCTCTTTCAGACCTTTGATCATCTGCCGCGTCAGAAGCGACGCGATGCTGATCTTGTCTCCTCGGCGATTGAGAAGGCCGTGCGCAATGCCGTCGCCGCGGCCTGGGGCAAGAAGCCCGCGGTCCATGTTCTGGTGATCGAAGTGTGA
- a CDS encoding fumarylacetoacetate hydrolase family protein: protein MPTRRSVLAAVPAGVAVMSSLNIANAAQTTDTGPHELPKGVTLLTIKQSDGTETLGVKTPSGILDVVKAGDILKLEAPRTLDKLLRTGRMNALDTLIKAANASPSAKPAFLDEFHITYGKLLAHPGKIVCVGLNYKAHARETGQPVPKVPVLFNKYNNSLAPHQGTIKLPPKDVSYKFDYETELLIVMGKTASNVSEADALNYVAGYAIGHDFSARDLQFDTGGQWMAGKTLDGFAPIGPYFVSADLVGDPNNLQLETRVNGEVRQSSNTNDFIFNTQQMIAYISKLFPLEPGDIIFTGTPQGVILGMPKDKQVWLKAGDKIESSIEKLGVLRFDLA, encoded by the coding sequence ATGCCGACACGCCGTTCTGTTCTCGCTGCTGTCCCCGCAGGAGTCGCCGTGATGTCCAGCTTGAATATCGCCAATGCGGCACAGACTACTGACACTGGCCCGCATGAATTGCCGAAGGGCGTCACCCTGTTGACGATCAAACAGAGCGATGGAACGGAAACACTCGGCGTAAAAACACCAAGTGGCATACTCGACGTCGTCAAGGCCGGCGATATCCTCAAATTAGAGGCTCCGAGGACGCTGGACAAGCTGCTGCGCACCGGCAGAATGAATGCGCTGGATACACTCATCAAGGCCGCAAACGCTTCTCCCTCGGCCAAACCGGCTTTTCTGGATGAATTTCATATCACCTATGGCAAGCTCTTGGCCCATCCGGGCAAGATCGTTTGCGTGGGCCTGAACTATAAGGCGCATGCGCGCGAAACCGGCCAGCCTGTGCCGAAGGTTCCCGTTCTCTTCAACAAATACAATAATAGCCTGGCGCCACATCAAGGCACGATCAAACTGCCGCCGAAGGATGTTTCCTATAAATTCGATTACGAAACCGAGCTGCTGATCGTCATGGGCAAGACCGCATCGAATGTGAGCGAAGCGGATGCCCTGAATTATGTTGCAGGCTATGCCATCGGCCATGATTTTTCCGCCCGCGACCTTCAATTCGATACGGGCGGTCAGTGGATGGCAGGAAAGACTCTTGATGGTTTTGCCCCCATCGGCCCCTATTTCGTCTCGGCTGATCTTGTTGGTGATCCGAACAATCTCCAACTCGAAACACGCGTCAACGGGGAAGTCCGGCAATCAAGCAATACCAATGACTTCATCTTCAATACGCAACAGATGATCGCTTATATATCGAAACTGTTTCCCCTGGAGCCCGGCGACATTATCTTTACGGGCACGCCGCAAGGCGTCATTCTCGGAATGCCGAAAGACAAACAAGTCTGGCTGAAAGCCGGCGACAAAATCGAAAGTTCAATTGAAAAACTCGGCGTTTTGCGTTTCGATCTGGCCTAA
- a CDS encoding pseudouridine synthase, translated as MAKVMARAGLCSRRDAEAWIAEGRVSVNGTVLTQPGVSVSDEDVILVDGEKLAARGHTRLFLFHKPRGLVTTNHDPEGRPTVFDYLHERHPDMPRVLSIGRLDINTEGLLLLTNDGGLSRLLELPTTGWVRRYRVRAKGTTDQAVLDQLRQGITIDGIHYAGMEVTFDREQGANSWLTLSLREGKNREVKRVLEQIGLEVNRLIRLSFGPFQLGDLPEGDVTEVRTRVLRDQLGPSLAAAAGVDWTRHDEDAAEPAAPERARKTPSKTRTEGKSVTKSHGAAPRPSSRTFTKDKPREDEHPARTAKPAPRSRKHISLLRAEDENRKGAPRKRVEAQEIADRHGRVVTVEHRVTAGPTSKRAEPATRNAKRFAAAHAAAEKAERYAKFEAKKAKGLGGEAHASRGKEGKPKGAVRGKQDTRPQSRKSPVGGGKSFKKN; from the coding sequence ATTGCCAAGGTCATGGCCCGTGCCGGGCTCTGCTCGCGCCGTGACGCGGAAGCCTGGATCGCGGAGGGTCGCGTCAGTGTCAACGGCACCGTCCTGACACAACCGGGCGTGAGCGTCAGCGACGAGGATGTGATTCTGGTCGATGGCGAAAAACTCGCTGCGCGCGGTCACACGCGGCTGTTTCTCTTCCACAAGCCGCGCGGACTGGTGACGACCAATCATGATCCTGAAGGCCGGCCCACCGTCTTCGATTATCTGCATGAGCGCCACCCAGACATGCCGCGCGTCCTCAGCATCGGCAGGCTCGACATCAATACCGAAGGGCTGTTGCTGTTGACCAATGACGGCGGGCTTTCGCGCCTGCTCGAATTACCGACGACCGGCTGGGTGCGCCGTTATCGCGTGCGCGCCAAGGGCACGACTGATCAGGCCGTGCTCGATCAATTGCGCCAGGGCATCACCATAGACGGCATTCATTATGCCGGCATGGAAGTCACGTTCGACCGCGAGCAAGGCGCCAATAGCTGGCTCACGCTGAGCCTGCGCGAGGGCAAGAACCGCGAGGTCAAGCGTGTGCTGGAACAGATCGGGCTGGAGGTCAATCGCCTGATCCGCCTCTCCTTTGGACCTTTCCAGCTTGGCGATCTGCCCGAGGGAGACGTCACAGAAGTGCGCACCCGCGTTCTGCGCGATCAATTAGGGCCGAGCCTCGCGGCGGCGGCGGGCGTCGATTGGACACGCCATGACGAGGATGCTGCCGAACCAGCAGCCCCCGAGCGCGCGAGAAAAACACCGTCAAAGACCAGAACAGAGGGCAAGTCCGTTACAAAATCCCACGGGGCAGCGCCTCGCCCTTCGTCCAGGACATTCACGAAAGACAAGCCGAGAGAAGACGAACATCCAGCGCGGACGGCCAAACCGGCACCACGCTCACGCAAACATATTTCGCTTCTGCGTGCTGAAGACGAAAACCGCAAGGGTGCGCCCCGCAAGCGCGTCGAAGCCCAAGAAATCGCCGACCGCCATGGTCGCGTGGTCACGGTCGAACATCGTGTGACAGCTGGACCCACGTCAAAGAGGGCCGAACCCGCAACGCGCAACGCAAAGCGTTTCGCTGCCGCCCATGCCGCCGCTGAGAAAGCCGAACGCTACGCCAAATTCGAGGCGAAAAAGGCGAAGGGTTTAGGCGGTGAAGCCCATGCATCTCGCGGCAAAGAAGGCAAGCCGAAAGGCGCTGTCCGCGGGAAACAGGATACGCGGCCCCAGAGCCGAAAGAGCCCTGTCGGCGGCGGCAAAAGTTTCAAGAAGAATTGA
- a CDS encoding SCO family protein: MRVRVTGRFIFSGLIAGTILVGGVFALGSVMRNGGRMHAADAAHFGGPFELVDQNGAEVTQARFSGRPLVLFFGYTHCQDICSTALADMSLWQAQLGDKAASLPFVFVTVDPERDTPAVLHDYLQNFAGHFIGLSGRVDAVKSMLGEYHIASLPVGRSDGSYDLDHTGGIFLINGDGSLAGTIASHDDLGTGLAKIRRLLLRQMS; the protein is encoded by the coding sequence ATGCGAGTGCGCGTGACCGGGCGTTTTATTTTCTCAGGCTTGATCGCGGGCACGATCCTCGTTGGCGGTGTTTTTGCCTTGGGCTCTGTGATGCGCAATGGTGGGCGTATGCATGCAGCCGATGCAGCCCATTTCGGTGGCCCTTTCGAACTCGTTGATCAGAATGGTGCCGAGGTCACGCAGGCGCGGTTCAGCGGACGCCCTCTGGTTCTGTTCTTCGGCTACACGCATTGTCAGGATATTTGCTCGACCGCGCTTGCCGATATGAGCCTATGGCAGGCGCAACTGGGCGACAAAGCCGCCTCGCTTCCCTTCGTTTTCGTGACCGTCGATCCCGAACGCGATACGCCAGCCGTGCTGCATGACTATCTGCAGAATTTCGCGGGCCATTTCATCGGTTTGAGTGGACGGGTGGATGCCGTCAAGAGCATGCTCGGCGAATATCATATTGCAAGCCTGCCCGTGGGCCGCTCCGACGGGTCTTACGACCTCGACCATACAGGGGGGATTTTCCTGATCAATGGTGATGGCAGTCTCGCGGGGACGATCGCCTCTCATGATGATCTGGGAACCGGGCTTGCCAAAATTCGCAGACTTTTGTTGCGACAAATGAGCTGA